A region from the Rufibacter sp. DG15C genome encodes:
- a CDS encoding anti-sigma regulatory factor, producing MIVLSKEKLPIQKEQDVILFRNRIKEIATKIGMSLVNQTKLMTAASELVRNMLRYGGGGITHLEVVSRNSIPGVRLSFIDEGPGIQDITLAMKDGYSTGKSLGLGLPGAKRLVNEFDIKSEPGKGTTVTIIRWKNGL from the coding sequence ATGATAGTTTTATCTAAGGAGAAGCTTCCCATCCAGAAAGAACAGGATGTGATTCTGTTCAGGAACCGCATCAAAGAAATAGCCACCAAGATAGGCATGAGTCTGGTCAACCAGACCAAGCTCATGACGGCCGCCAGTGAGCTGGTACGCAACATGCTTAGGTACGGCGGCGGCGGCATCACCCATCTAGAAGTGGTGAGCCGCAATAGCATACCTGGCGTGCGCCTGTCGTTCATTGACGAGGGGCCCGGCATACAAGACATAACCTTAGCCATGAAAGATGGTTATTCAACTGGAAAGAGTTTAGGCTTGGGCTTACCGGGCGCCAAACGGCTTGTGAATGAATTTGACATCAAAAGCGAGCCTGGCAAAGGAACCACAGTCACCATAATCCGGTGGAAAAATGGACTTTAA
- a CDS encoding STAS domain-containing protein translates to MERIPILKMGAFLLVTIQVDLYDRLALTLENDLINMVSKTEAKGVLIDISAVSIVDSFMGRILGNIASMSKIMDAATVVVGMQPAVAITLVELGLTLSGVHTALDVEQGMELLSTKIGHHDADEEGLYDSFI, encoded by the coding sequence ATGGAAAGAATTCCTATTCTAAAAATGGGGGCCTTTCTGCTGGTCACCATTCAAGTGGACTTGTATGACCGGCTGGCCCTTACCCTGGAGAACGACCTCATCAACATGGTGAGCAAAACCGAAGCCAAAGGGGTACTGATTGATATTTCTGCCGTAAGTATAGTAGACTCCTTTATGGGCCGCATACTGGGCAACATTGCGTCTATGTCTAAGATTATGGACGCGGCTACGGTGGTGGTGGGCATGCAACCGGCGGTAGCCATTACGCTGGTAGAACTGGGGCTTACCCTTTCTGGTGTACACACTGCTTTGGACGTAGAGCAGGGCATGGAACTATTAAGCACTAAAATAGGCCACCACGATGCAGATGAAGAGGGCCTCTATGATAGTTTTATCTAA